The DNA window GATGCTGATAATACAGGCTTTAATTCTAGCTCAATGAGTAAAGGGATCCAGCTGCCTCAAGCACAGCCTTTTTTACTTCTGTCCTATgagatatatttgtatttttcttgggAGTAAGCCtcttggagaatattccatgaagCGGTATATCCTTTCTCAAAACCAGAAACACTGAAGGCAACGCTTATCTCACAGGCTCATTCAATAAAGTAAAGGTGAGTTTTACCTGAAAATCCCAGGTCGggatttttcctcctctttttcctctcccaTCTTTCTGCATCTTCTGCACTGATCTCTAGCAACTTCACTTTCTCGTAGTCTTCCCCTCTTGCTGCACattcctgaaaaagaaaggaaaaaaagctaaTGCCTGCCCATATGATTCAAGCAATTATTTGacctattttaaataaagatatcaagcaatacattaaaaataatgattaatattTGAAGGAAATTTGATAATCTGCTATGGTATATAAGAAGTGAGTACatcaatctaaaaaataatacttattcaACATTTATCAGGTGTCAGAccctcttttaaatgttttacatgcaTTGACTCATTTAATTCATAATTAACTCAAATAATTATTAcaggccccattttacagatgagaaaacataggcacagagaggttaaattactCACCCAAAGCTTGGCAGCtggtaaaaaacattttttactgTCTTAATACTATAAAAAGATTGAATAAACCACTTATGAAAATAGCGGAGTAGTTcctaacctttttcttttcttcttcttgtagTTCCCATTCCAAACGAGCTTTTTTGGCTTCCCAATTTGCAGGTAACTTAAGTCTTTTATCTTCTTCAACAACTTCCTGGTGATTTAATTTACGAGCTTCATTCTAAAACCATAAACGCAAAAAGGCTATCGGctgaaacatgaaaataaatccaAACAAGTATTTCCCTCTTTGAGGAAGGTCAAGTAAGACATGTTAACAAGGGGACTCCATTTTACCCTAAAAGCAAGAGAACCATCAGAGGATTTTAAGCAAGGAAACGGCCTAATTAGGTCTGCATTTGTATACAGTCAAGAAATGTGTTGAGCTGCACTGGTTTGCTGTGCCAAAGGCCTGGGCGTTAATGTCTCACATTATGAGAAAGATATTCTACTTTCAATTGTCTTTTAATCCTGACTGATGCAAAGAAGAAGCCTCAATTTGGGGCTGGGGGCTTTAATACCTATCATAATATCTCTAACCTTTCCCAAGTCCCCCCTCCTCTTTAGATATTTTAGCAGTTTACATCATGTCAAATGAAAggcattttccatttaaattacTGTATGTAGagtctgtttttaaataattgcatAAAACAAAATGAGTATACCATCTTAAGGACAACTTAAGTTAGATGTTTCTTGGGTTACAGGCTGGTGGCCGTTAGTCCAGGAAGACATGTCTCTTAATATCCAACCCCATGTTCTTTACACAGTCCCTCCaagtaaatatatgtgtgttgAATTCTTTATTAAATTCTTCTGGGTAAAGAGAAAAACCCAGAACATTTCTCTCAACAACCATCCCTCACATACTCTTGGCTCTGGCAATGCCCTCCAGTTGAAGACACCAAGAACACATGTGTAGTCAAACAAAGTTGTGTGTATTGCCTTGAAGGAAACAGCAAACCATGGGGAACTGGAGGCATTTCAGTGAGAGGGTGTTAGGAGGAGCCACTTACAGGATTTGAGTTTGTATCAGGTGACTGGAGGGAAAGGTTCAAGGAAGCATGGTTGTGCCCTGGATTAGGCACTGTCAGAAAGCCGGGGCATTCTATGATTGGGTTATCTTCAGTTTTTATACAGGAAGCAGGATTAATGGAGTGAGGCTAGTGATGTATTTATCACTGTTGTTAGCAGAAGTGGGTGCTGTGTGGTCATTTCTGTGGTTTGAACAGTTTTGTTTTGTCACACTGCGATAGTCAGAGTGATGTTGGAGTTTTGTGAAACCATGGCCAAGCTATCAGTCAGGCCCCTTTGAGGTGAAACAGCCAAGAGCTGCTTTTTTGTTTCTCAGCTCCAACTGCAGCCAGTTGTTTGCTGGACTCTTATCCTTGATATGAATTCTCTTCCTTTGCATTTGTTCCCTCTGCTTAGATATTTCTTCCTcaaacttctttatttttctgataacaTCTTACTCATCTTTATAGCAGTACTTTAGGTGTCACCTCTTATACGAGGCTCTCCCTGGGGGCCCCCAAACTATACCAATCTCTCCTTCACTGCACTCCCAAGGCACTTTGTTCCTAACTCAAGCATGGCATTTATCACAATATAATTTCTAGCTAGAACGTTGTCTCCTCTACTTAAGAGCAGAGGACTTATCTTACTCATCTAGTTCCCCACCTACTAGCTGAACCACTGACCCTATAGACTTCCCGAGATTTGCTGATTATTTTTGAATGAAGATGTAACCAGCTCTCTTACTGGACAAGTTTCTTCCAGTCTCTAGCTCCACATATTTCCCTAGGTAAAATGAAGAGTTTACTAGAATCATACAGCACGGAGGCGGTTAGTAACAGAGACCCCCAAACTAGCCCAACTAAGTTAAAACAGATGGGGGTGAAAGAAAGCTTGATGAAAGCATGTCCATTTCCAAAAGTGACTACAATGTGTTGCCAGGTTAAGAAGCATCGGGACCGAACTTTCATCCAGCTCTGCGGGTTTGTCACACGCGCTGGTGCGGCTTCCTCGTCCCTCCACAAACGCGCACGGGCCTGGCCACGTGACAGGTCTCAGCTGGCCTCTAGGGCGACTCACCCGCTTCAGGTGCAGCTCCCGGAATTTGCGCAGTCTCTGTTCGCGCTTCTGGGCGGCCAGCTCCTCGGCCGCCGCAGGGGGCTGCTGTTCCTCCCCGCCGTCTACCGGCACCTGCGGTGGAGGACAGGCTGGAGTTGGGGCCGGTTAGGCTTCTCCCCGGAGAGCCCAGGCGGATTACCCGCGGGTCCCGACAGCCCAGGCCGGGCCCTCACCGCCGACCCAGGCCCCACAGTATCTGCGCCTTCCTGGCCCGGCACACAAGCACCTCCTCCACCTCTCGCCCTTGCCGTCCCTCAGAGCCCTCCCCAACCAAAACCCCTGGAAAGAGCCGGCAGCACTTACCTTCTCTGCTATAGTCGCAGCCGCCATCTCAACCTTTCCTCGCCCACTTCCGGCAACAACCCAGAGCACTTCCGCCGGCCTTTGGACTGCAGCGTCAATACAGATTAATAACCTACTAtaagccccgcccctccctgtCAGCCTCAGGAATTTAGGACCAATCCCTGCCCCTTTTGGCAGTGAGACGTTTTCAATTGGGCAGGGCCGTGCGCAGCCGCAAAAGGCCGCAGAGGCGGGGGCCGGAAGGGTGGAGGCTGAGAGAGAAGCGCTGGGGGGTTTCGGTAGAGGGCGGCTAGGTAGGAATGGTGGAGCTGGGAACCTCGGGGAACGTCACCTCAACTGTGTGCTGCACCCTTGAGCGAAAAGTGCTTTCCATTCGACGCTTAACCTGTGTCACCTCCTCCGAGGCAGGTCTCCCCTGACTACGTTGTCTCGCGTAGGCCCTTAGTACTGTCGTATTGTaccattttcattctctttaatatATGTAAGATATTTTTCTCGTCTGTTCGTTTTCTTTTCCCCCAACGACGTTGTAAACTGCAGGAGAGCAGGACCCGTCCCATCCTGTTCGTTCTTCCGTGTTCAGCGGTGAAACTGCGCCAGAATTAATAATAGTGCTAAAGTTATGAATATAATTCAGTAAGGTGCTGGATACAagagaaatacatgaaaataatttttttcttcactaaaaCCATTAATTAGATgtggaaatgaaaaagtaatccCCCAAATGAAAAGATACCTGGGTATAAGATTTAAACagtaatatgaagaaaaatatgaaataatttaaagtacaaagaaattaaatttcagtAAGTGATGAAGCATTTTCTGGTTGGAAGACAATAGAAAAACGTAATATCACAAAAGAGTATCTCAAATGAGTATAAATGTAATATTACTCCATCAAtctcagtgggttttttttcttttggaactgTAAAATATTGTGACAAAAATCTAAAAGTT is part of the Balaenoptera musculus isolate JJ_BM4_2016_0621 chromosome 1, mBalMus1.pri.v3, whole genome shotgun sequence genome and encodes:
- the SYF2 gene encoding pre-mRNA-splicing factor SYF2 isoform X2, with the protein product MAAATIAEKVPVDGGEEQQPPAAAEELAAQKREQRLRKFRELHLKRNEARKLNHQEVVEEDKRLKLPANWEAKKARLEWELQEEEKKKECAARGEDYEKVKLLEISAEDAERWERKKRRKNPDLGFSDYAAAQLRQYHRLTKQIKPDMETYERLREKHEEEFYPTSNSLLHGTHVPSTEEIDRMVFEFYKLFSSPRIEKRDKYSRRRPYNDDADIDYINERNAKFNKKAERFYGKYTAEIKQNLERGTAV